Below is a window of Treponema primitia ZAS-1 DNA.
TAACCACCATCCTCGCCGGCATGAATATCAACATCACGGATCTTATTAACCACCACCGGGATGAATACGCCTACAATATTATTGATACGGAGCAGAAAATCCCCGATGAAGCCCTGACCCATCTTAAAACGGTGGACGGCATCATCCGTGTACGGACCATAGAAAAGGCTGGGTAGCAAAACCGAAAAAAACCCGGAAGCGCATTGTATCGCGGGATGCGCTTCCGGGTTAACCATGGAGAGTGTGTTTTTTTAAATAACCCATAACCGTCTGAGGCTGACAGTGCCCTGCCGAGAGAGGTGTAACGGCAGGACACACTCAAAGATGGTCCTTTAGTTATATAAGATTAACAATCTTATATGAGACTAACATATAGGATTCGAAAGCATATGTCAAGGGGTTTTGTGAAAAAATAATAAAAATTATAAAGATTTTTTACTTTGTATCCAGCATGAGCTATTGCGCTATTTTATTGTATTATAAAGAATTAGCCAATCGATTTTCCGGGTCCTAACCCAGAACGCCTTCCTGTGGGCTATCAAACAGCTCCCCCAGCGTTACTTCCGGGTGATGATACCGTTCTGTGCCCGGCTGCATCCGCCCAAAGCTGATGGCGCGGCAGGGACAAAAGTTCAGGCAGGCCTGGCATTGTTCGCAGTTTTTTTGGAAAACCGGGCCTTTGTCCGTCATGGCGATTGCGCCGGCAGGGCAGATGCGGGCGCAGAGCCCGCAGGCGGTACAGGCGCCGGTACGACGGTACAGGCCGGACATGTTCGGACGGGCGAAACGGAACAGGGCGCTGACAAAGCTGGAGAAGGGCCGAAACGTCGGAGACTTATTATTTACCCGGGATAAAATCGCCGCCGCCACCTGCTCGGTTGCCTCGGCTTGCAGGAGAAGCCGGGCTTCCCGTTTTTTAGCTCCCTGGGCGCCGAATATGGGGATGAAATTTTCCACTGCGGGGATACGTCCCGCGTAGTTCAAGCTCAGGTTTTTCCGGCCCAGGACCCGGCGGACTTCGGCCAGCGCGCCGCCCGGGGAGGTACCAAAGCTTACCAGGGCTGCGAGGTAATCCGCGTGGATTTCAGCTTTTTCCAGAAAGCGGCGTACCATTACCGGCGTCCCGTAGGCGTAGGCGGGGAACATAAACACCACCGCATCCGCTTCAATACGGAGCCCGGGCCGTTTGATTTCCCGGCTTATCGGCAAAATCTCCGCGTCCCCGAGACGCCCGGCCAGTTTTTTCGCCGACCAGTAGGTATTGCCCGTACCGCTGAAATAGTAGATCCTAGCCAATTTTCTTGTAGACATCAAAATAAAACTCCACCTGATCCTTGAGCGCGTCAGTCACCGGCCGGGGGGCGTAACCGGTGAGGGCGGTGATTTTTTCGTGGGAAAAATTGCAGTTGTCACCTAACACTTTTAATGCGTAGGGGGTAAACATCAGTGTTTGACCTTTACGCAGGGCAATGTTTTCGGCGATACCGGCAAACAGCTTTACAAAGCCCAGGGGCAGACAGAGTTTCGGCGGCTTTACCCCGGCAGCCCGGGCGGATGTCTCCACCAGTTCCTTCACCGACAGGGTATGCCCGGAAAGGATATAGCTTTCGCCGGAAACACCCTTATCCGCGAGATCCGCCAGCGCCTTCGCCACATCCTTTACATCCACAAAATCGTAGCGGCCGGTGATGTACACCGGCAGGCGGCGCTCGGCAACATCGACCACCATTTGTCCGAAGTTGGAACGCTTCAATTCGAAGCCCCCCACTATCCCCGAGGGCATACCGATTACCGCATCCAGCCCCCGGGTCTTTACCGCGTCCAGGACCAGGTTGGAAGCAAGAGCCTTGCTTACCGCATAGGCGCCGGCAACCGCATCGCTTTCAAAACGGGGGATCTCCCGCAGGATACTGGTAGTATCGGTAAAGGGCAGGGTATGGACCGTGCCGGTATAGACCAGACGTTTTACCCCGGATGCTAGGCAGGCGTCGATGACGTTTTGGGTACCGTCAATATTGACCGCCCTAATATTCGCATCAATTTTGCTGGCTATGGAAACAATACCGGCCAAATGGTAGACATAGGAGGCCCCCGCTAAGGCGGGACCAATAGATTCCGGCAGGGTGATATCGGCGAAGATCACCTCATCGGCATATTGTTTTAGGAAAGGGATAACCTTTTCACCCCGGTAATAGAGGGCGCGGACATAGCGGCCCCTGGCGTGGAGTTCAGCACAAAGGGCAAGGCCGGTGCGGCCGGTCGCGCCGCTTACAACGTGGATTTCATGGCTCATAGAGGATAGGATACCATGGAGCGAGGGAAGGTGTCAAAGCAGGGGCTGACAG
It encodes the following:
- a CDS encoding EFR1 family ferrodoxin (N-terminal region resembles flavodoxins. C-terminal ferrodoxin region binds two 4Fe-4S clusters.), with translation MSTRKLARIYYFSGTGNTYWSAKKLAGRLGDAEILPISREIKRPGLRIEADAVVFMFPAYAYGTPVMVRRFLEKAEIHADYLAALVSFGTSPGGALAEVRRVLGRKNLSLNYAGRIPAVENFIPIFGAQGAKKREARLLLQAEATEQVAAAILSRVNNKSPTFRPFSSFVSALFRFARPNMSGLYRRTGACTACGLCARICPAGAIAMTDKGPVFQKNCEQCQACLNFCPCRAISFGRMQPGTERYHHPEVTLGELFDSPQEGVLG
- a CDS encoding NAD-dependent epimerase/dehydratase family protein encodes the protein MSHEIHVVSGATGRTGLALCAELHARGRYVRALYYRGEKVIPFLKQYADEVIFADITLPESIGPALAGASYVYHLAGIVSIASKIDANIRAVNIDGTQNVIDACLASGVKRLVYTGTVHTLPFTDTTSILREIPRFESDAVAGAYAVSKALASNLVLDAVKTRGLDAVIGMPSGIVGGFELKRSNFGQMVVDVAERRLPVYITGRYDFVDVKDVAKALADLADKGVSGESYILSGHTLSVKELVETSARAAGVKPPKLCLPLGFVKLFAGIAENIALRKGQTLMFTPYALKVLGDNCNFSHEKITALTGYAPRPVTDALKDQVEFYFDVYKKIG